The following are encoded in a window of Spiroplasma tabanidicola genomic DNA:
- the uvrB gene encoding excinuclease ABC subunit UvrB encodes MIKERRNFELVTEYSPSGDQPRAIQGLLKGLENKRKHQVLLGATGTGKTFTMANIIKNINKQTLVLAHNKTLAMQLYIELKELFPNNRVEYFVSNFDFYQPEAYIPSRDLYIDKDAKRNNDLEMMRLSAKNALITRTDTIVVASVAAIYASQDPREYGEVFFELKVGQKISKKELLSFLVRTGYIRNDNALAMGEFSAKGDIIQIAPSWTDSFNLRISMYGDEIEALDIMDVLNNTVKDKLRMFTIFPAAAYVTQWDKLKKAIENIGNELEERVQYFLDKGKILEADRLAKRTKYDMETLEEFGVCSGIENYSAHLDFRPPGVTPFTLLDYFEKDFLTIIDESHMMIPQVRGMFNTDRSRKETLVEHGFRLPSALDNRPLNFEEFVKKLNNVIYTSATPGDYELELANHEYVEQIIRPTGLIDPIITVLPTTNQIEVIIDNINKVVEKKQKVFITALTIKQSEDITSFLQGRNIRVAYLHSELKTLERNEVLSDLRKGVYDVIVGVNLLREGLDIPEVSLVCILEADKQGFLRNTRSLIQTVGRAARNVDGRVIFFANSISQAMKEAMEETERRRNIQIAYNKEHNITPKTIIKKISDFGIMDSKIRSEIDKINKSKKDKAKQKEKLIEGIRKEMLQAAKEQNYEKAAELRDIILEIQSD; translated from the coding sequence ATGATTAAAGAAAGAAGAAATTTTGAATTAGTAACTGAATATAGTCCAAGTGGAGATCAACCAAGAGCAATCCAGGGTTTATTAAAAGGATTAGAAAACAAAAGAAAACATCAAGTTCTATTGGGGGCAACTGGAACAGGAAAAACATTTACAATGGCAAACATTATAAAAAATATTAATAAGCAAACTTTAGTTTTAGCGCATAATAAAACTTTAGCGATGCAATTGTACATTGAGTTAAAAGAATTGTTTCCAAATAACCGAGTGGAGTATTTTGTTTCTAACTTTGATTTTTATCAACCTGAAGCGTATATTCCTTCAAGAGATTTATATATCGATAAAGATGCAAAAAGAAATAATGACTTAGAAATGATGAGACTTAGTGCAAAGAATGCATTAATAACTAGAACTGATACAATTGTTGTTGCATCAGTCGCTGCAATTTATGCGAGTCAAGATCCTCGTGAATATGGTGAAGTATTTTTTGAATTAAAAGTTGGACAAAAAATTTCTAAAAAAGAATTATTGTCTTTTTTAGTTAGAACAGGTTATATAAGAAATGATAATGCTCTTGCAATGGGAGAGTTTAGTGCAAAAGGAGATATAATTCAAATTGCTCCAAGTTGAACTGATTCATTTAATTTAAGAATATCAATGTATGGCGATGAAATTGAAGCACTAGATATAATGGATGTTTTAAATAACACAGTTAAAGATAAACTAAGAATGTTTACAATTTTTCCAGCAGCAGCTTATGTTACACAATGAGATAAATTAAAAAAAGCAATTGAAAATATTGGTAATGAATTAGAAGAGCGTGTTCAATATTTTTTAGACAAAGGAAAAATTTTAGAAGCAGATCGTTTAGCTAAAAGAACAAAATATGATATGGAAACCTTAGAAGAGTTTGGGGTATGTAGCGGGATTGAAAACTATTCTGCTCACTTAGACTTTAGACCTCCAGGAGTTACACCATTTACATTACTAGATTATTTTGAAAAAGATTTTTTGACAATTATTGATGAGTCACATATGATGATTCCTCAGGTTAGAGGAATGTTTAATACAGATAGAAGTAGAAAAGAAACTTTAGTTGAACATGGTTTTAGATTACCAAGCGCATTAGATAATCGCCCTTTAAACTTTGAAGAGTTTGTAAAAAAATTAAATAATGTAATTTATACTTCTGCAACTCCAGGAGATTATGAATTAGAATTAGCAAATCATGAATATGTTGAGCAGATTATTAGACCAACTGGTTTGATAGACCCAATTATCACAGTGTTGCCCACAACAAATCAAATTGAAGTCATCATCGATAACATCAATAAAGTAGTTGAAAAAAAACAAAAAGTTTTCATCACAGCTTTAACAATTAAACAATCAGAAGACATAACAAGTTTTTTACAAGGAAGAAATATTAGAGTTGCTTATCTTCACTCTGAGTTAAAAACTTTAGAACGTAATGAAGTTTTATCAGATTTAAGAAAAGGTGTTTATGATGTTATTGTTGGAGTTAACTTATTAAGAGAAGGTTTAGATATTCCTGAGGTTAGTTTAGTTTGTATTTTAGAGGCTGACAAACAAGGTTTTTTAAGAAACACAAGAAGTTTAATTCAAACAGTTGGTCGTGCTGCAAGAAACGTTGATGGAAGAGTTATATTTTTTGCAAACTCAATTTCACAAGCAATGAAAGAAGCTATGGAAGAAACGGAAAGAAGAAGAAATATACAAATCGCTTATAATAAAGAACATAACATTACTCCTAAAACTATTATTAAAAAAATTAGTGACTTTGGAATTATGGATTCTAAAATAAGAAGCGAAATAGATAAAATAAATAAATCTAAAAAAGATAAAGCAAAACAAAAAGAAAAGTTAATTGAAGGAATAAGAAAAGAAATGTTACAAGCTGCAAAAGAACAAAATTATGAAAAAGCAGCAGAGTTAAGAGATATTATTTTAGAAATTCAATCAGATTAG